In a single window of the Pongo abelii isolate AG06213 chromosome 1, NHGRI_mPonAbe1-v2.0_pri, whole genome shotgun sequence genome:
- the OPN3 gene encoding opsin-3 isoform X2 — translation MYSGNRSGGQGYWDGGGAAGAEGPAPAGTLSPAPLFSPGTYERLALLLGSIGLLGVGNNLLVLVLYYKFQRLRTPTHLLLVNISLSDLLVSLFGVTFTFVSCLRNGWVWDTVGCVWDGFSGSLFEKSSSHKCIYDAF, via the coding sequence ATGTACTCGGGGAACCGCAGCGGCGGCCAGGGCTACTGGGACGGCGGCGGGGCCGCGGGCGCTGAGGGGCCGGCGCCGGCGGGGACACTGAGCCCCGCGCCGCTCTTCAGCCCCGGCACCTACGAGCGCCTGGCGCTGCTGCTGGGCTCCATTGGGCTGCTGGGCGTCGGCAACAACCTGCTGGTGCTCGTCCTCTACTACAAGTTCCAGCGGCTCCGCACTCCCACTCACCTCCTCCTGGTCAACATCAGCCTCAGCGACCTGCTGGTGTCCCTCTTTGGGGTCACCTTTACCTTCGTGTCCTGCCTGAGGAACGGCTGGGTGTGGGACACCGTGGGCTGCGTGTGGGACGGGTTTAGCGGCAGCCTCTTCG